The genomic stretch AATCCGAAGAACGGCTCGCGGGCGAAGTGCGCCGGAATGCGCCCCTCGATCGCGGCGTTGACCATCGCACGCGTGTGCGCGATCGACATGCGCTTGCCGACGCCGTATGCGCCGCCGGTCCAGCCGGTGTTGACGAGCCAGCACTCAACTTCGTGGGCGTCGATTTTCTCGCCCAAAAGTTTAGCGTAGACGGTCGGGCGGTGCACCATGAACGGTGCGCCGTAACAGGTGGAAAACGTCGCGGCCGGCTCCGTGACGCCGCGTTCGGTGCCCGCCACCTTGGCCGTATACCCGGAGAGAAAATGATAGAGCGCTTGATCGCGCGTGAGTTTCGAAATGGGCGGTAACACGCCGAACGCATCCGCGGTCAGCATGACGATCGTTTTGGGATGGTCGCCCCGGCTGCCGGGGACGATGTTCGGAATGAACTCGAGCGGATACGCCGCGCGCGTGTTCTCGGTCTTTTCTTCAGAATCGAGATCGAGCACGCGGGTATACGCGTCGCATGCAACGTTTTCGAGCACGGTCGAGAAACGATGCGAAGCGGACCAAATCTCGGGCTCGGCCTTTTCTGAAAGGCGGATCATCTTCGCATAGCAGCCGCCCTCGAAATTGAAGACGCCGTCGCTCGACCATCCGTGCTCGTCGTCGCCGATGAGCGGACGATGCGGATCGGACGAGAGCGTCGTCTTTCCGGTTCCGGAGAGGCCGAAGAAGATGGCGGTATCCCCATCGATTTTACCGACGTTCGCGGAGCAATGCATCGGCAGCGTGTCGCGAAGCGGCAGCAGGTAATTCATGATCGTAAAGACCGATTTTTTGATCTCGCCGGCGTATTTCGTGCCGCCGATCAAGATGATCCGTTTTGCGAAATTCACTAGGACGAACGTCGGGCTGCGCGTCCCGTCGCGCTGCGGATCCGCACCGAAGAGCGCGGCGTCGACGACCGTGAATTCCGGTATGAAATTCGGATCCGGTATCTCCGGCGTGATGAACAGATGTTGCGCGAATAAGCTATGCCACGCGAACTCCGTGTAAACGCGAATAGGGACGCGGTAGCGTTCGTCGGCGCCGACGTACGCATCGAGCGCATAGACGTCGCGTTCCGAAAGATAAGTCTGCACCTTATCGAAGAGGGCGTCGAACGTCGCCGGATCGATCGGCGCGTTGGTGTCGCCCCAATCGATGTGGCCTTCGCTCGAAGGTTCTTTCACGAAAAATTTGTCTTTTGGCGAGCGGCCGGTGTGGGGGCGCGTATCGACGATAAACTGGCCGTCGCTTCCGAGGATTCCTTCGCCGCGTGCCAGCGCGTGCTCGACGAGTTCGCTTGCTGGGAGATTCTCCCAAAGCTTTGCGGCCTTTAGCTTCTCCGGAACCGTAAGAATGGTGCGACCTCTCCGATGGTGTGGCAGGGCAAAGTCTATTGGTTTTTCGCGCTGGCGGAGCGTGCCTGCAGGCCACCCAGGCGCGGGCTTCCAATCCATCCGCCCATGTCGATGCGATATTTGCGGGCCGTCGCGGCCTTGGTGTTGGGGCTAGCCTCCGCCACCGGCGCGGCGCGGGCCGTCCTGCCATTTCACTTCGGGGCCTTTGCCAGCGGACCCCTCGATGGAATTACCGACGTCCCCGGCGTTCGGGTTGCGAACCTGACCAAAATCGAAGGCAGCTCGATCCGCACGGGCGCTACGGCGATCCTTCCGGACGCCGACCCCTGGGATCATAAGGTCGCGGCAGCCTTTCTGGCCTTCAACGGCAATGGCGAGATGACCGGGACGCATTGGATCAACGAATCCGGCTATCTCGAGGAGCCGATCGTCCTGACCGACACGCTGGATATCGGACGCGCCGACGACGGGGTGATCGACTGGGTCATCGCCCACCATCCGCAGGTCGGGCGCACCGACGACGTCCCGCTCCCCGTAGTGGCCGAGTGCGACGACCAACTGATGACCGACATCCAAGCCCGCCCGGTCGTAGCCGCCGATGTCGTCGCCCTGCTGGACGCAGCCCGCGGCGGCCAATTTGCGCGCGGAAGCGTCGGGGCC from Candidatus Dormiibacterota bacterium encodes the following:
- the pckA gene encoding phosphoenolpyruvate carboxykinase (ATP); translated protein: MDWKPAPGWPAGTLRQREKPIDFALPHHRRGRTILTVPEKLKAAKLWENLPASELVEHALARGEGILGSDGQFIVDTRPHTGRSPKDKFFVKEPSSEGHIDWGDTNAPIDPATFDALFDKVQTYLSERDVYALDAYVGADERYRVPIRVYTEFAWHSLFAQHLFITPEIPDPNFIPEFTVVDAALFGADPQRDGTRSPTFVLVNFAKRIILIGGTKYAGEIKKSVFTIMNYLLPLRDTLPMHCSANVGKIDGDTAIFFGLSGTGKTTLSSDPHRPLIGDDEHGWSSDGVFNFEGGCYAKMIRLSEKAEPEIWSASHRFSTVLENVACDAYTRVLDLDSEEKTENTRAAYPLEFIPNIVPGSRGDHPKTIVMLTADAFGVLPPISKLTRDQALYHFLSGYTAKVAGTERGVTEPAATFSTCYGAPFMVHRPTVYAKLLGEKIDAHEVECWLVNTGWTGGAYGVGKRMSIAHTRAMVNAAIEGRIPAHFAREPFFGLQIPTSVPGVPSEVLQPRNAWPDPVAYDAQAKKLAQLFFDNFKRFEAHASHGIKAIAIKP